CCACTACAACCACTATATCGGCAAACAAGCTAACCGTTCGTGCATGCCAAAGTTGTAATGCGTGCAAAAAGACCGGACAATGCGTACTGAAAGACGATATGCAGGAACTCTATGGAAAAATTAATGAAGCTGACGCGGTTATTTTCGCGTCGCCGAATTATATGGGAGGAATTTCCGGGAATCTTAAACCGGTCATTGATCGACTGTATTCCTATATCTCGGTCACTGAAACAGGAGAATTAAGAACAATGATAAAAAGCCCGAAAAAAGTTGCGCTGCTTATCACGCAAAATGCGCCTGAAGAATATACACACTATATTGAGGCCTTTACCCCCTTAAGAGGCATTCTTCACCTTATCTTTCAGGGAAACTTCGACACACTGGTGGAATTATTGGTTGCACCTGCCATGAAAGGCCCCCAAAGCGTAGCTAACAATGCACAATTATTACAGAAAGCCAACACCACAGGTGCTGAATTAGTGCAGCCAAAATAACATGTAAAATCAGAAGGACGGTTCTTTTGAGTTAGAATCAAATAACTCAAGAGAACCGTCCCTTCGATTTCAAAGCCAAGATAACTTAAGATAGCCGATTAGGTAAATTATACTTG
Above is a genomic segment from Pelorhabdus rhamnosifermentans containing:
- a CDS encoding flavodoxin family protein — protein: MKILGILGSPRPNGNTATLLRHVLEGAAAQGATTTTISANKLTVRACQSCNACKKTGQCVLKDDMQELYGKINEADAVIFASPNYMGGISGNLKPVIDRLYSYISVTETGELRTMIKSPKKVALLITQNAPEEYTHYIEAFTPLRGILHLIFQGNFDTLVELLVAPAMKGPQSVANNAQLLQKANTTGAELVQPK